A genomic segment from Solanum stenotomum isolate F172 unplaced genomic scaffold, ASM1918654v1 scaffold15841, whole genome shotgun sequence encodes:
- the LOC125850294 gene encoding uncharacterized protein LOC125850294: MARGRGRGSAGRVGKSSGHSNSAIPPKMPTFPIPTTVSPQQGGTSSNIGGLDRTNQVQILGPSSTPPVQMPNHNNIPTDVESSPITPNESNQIGEGASTQRSTIGEGESNNRGQRRTVITLTPTGLEPSSTCSTFIAKSFKNELGPNGINWKGVSQPVKDFYFGEFKKEFYWDSSTNENAVKRQWEIKASLRYSDFISRIKKNGTNPGYVTDIVWENWMRLWQAPENVAKSETNKKNRREGREAAIGTHTGGSISIGEHRKKLAIEKGRDPTPSELHLHVHTHDHDGKSFVDERARIVHERYEEILREKIESESDIDQRDAYYQAAGGEKKRRIYGLGTQAKSYYGPNLCISSQSDASSSIPPSVSQSAPMENMDEFVKKLIPTLTDHMIPILLERIRGVTSLPSHQSADTPIGDASSATPMVPNKVVSDDDHISSP, from the exons ATGGCTCGAGGCAGAGGTCGAGGTAGTGCAGGTCGTGTAGGAAAATCCTCAGGTCACAGTAATTCTGCTATTCCTCCAAAAATGCCTACTTTTCCTATTCCCACAACAGTTAGTCCTCAACAAGGTGGTACAAGTTCTAATATAGGTGGGCTTGATCGTACAAACCAAGTTCAAATACTAGGACCTAGCAGTACACCACCCGTTCAAATGCCAAATCACAATAATATTCCAACCGATGTTGAATCATCTCCTATTACACCTAATGAAAGTAATCAAATAGGAGAGGGTGCATCTACTCAAAGAAGCACAATTGGTGAAGGTGAGTCCAATAATCGTGGGCAGCGGAGAACAGTTATTACTCTTACTCCTACAGG ATTGGAGCCTTCTTCGACATGCTCTACTTTCATAGCTAAGTCTTTCAAAAATGAACTTGGTCCCAATGGAATCAATTGGAAAGGTGTCTCGCAACCTgtaaaagatttttattttggaGAATTCAAG AAGGAATTCTATTGGGACTCTTCAACTAATGAAAATGCAGTGAAAAGACAATGGGAGATTAAGGCATCACTACGATATAGCGATTTTATTTCCAGAATAAAAAAGAACGGAACTAATCCCGGATATGTAACTGATATTGTGTGGGAAAATTGGATGAGGCTTTGGCAAGCTCCTGAGAATGTTGCGAAGTcagaaacaaataaaaaaaatcgtCGAGAAGGAAGAGAAGCTGCTATCGGAACTCATACAGGTGGATCTATCTCTATTGGGGAGCATCGTAAGAAACTT gCTATTGAAAAGGGTCGAGACCCAACACCAAGTGAGCTCCATTTGCACGTCCACACACATGATCACGATGGAAAATCTTTTGTTGATGAGCGAGCACGAATTGTTCAT GAAAGATATGAAGAAATATTACGTGAGAAAATTGAGTCTGAATCTGATATTGATCAACGTGACGCATATTATCAAGCTGCAGgtggagaaaagaagagaagaatataTGGTCTTGGAACTCAAGCAAAAAGTTACTATGGACCAAATCTTTGTATCTCTTCTCAATCTGATGCTTCATCATCAATACCACCATCTGTTTCTCAATCTGCACCGATGGAAAATATGGATGAGTTCGTGAAGAAATTGATTCCTACATTGACTGATCACATGATTCCTATATTACTTGAGCGCATACGAGGTGTAACTTCTTTACCATCACATCAATCAGCTGATACTCCTATTGGTGATGCATCATCAGCAACACCTATGGTGCCTAATAAGGTTGTTTCAGATGATGACCATATTTCTTCTCCCTAG